The genomic DNA tactagcaaacagagtccaacagcacattaaaaggatcatacactatgatccagtggggtttatctcaagaatgcaaggattcttcaatatacacaaatcaatcaatgtgatacaccatattaacaaattgaaggagaaaaaacagatgatcatctcagtagatgcagagaaaggtttcgacaaaattcaacacccatttatgataaaaaccctccaggaagtaggcatagagggaactttcctcaacataataaaggccatatatgacaaacccacagccaacatcgtcctcaatggtgaaaaactgaaaccatttccactaagatcaggaacaagacaaggttgcccactcacaccactattattcaacatagttttggaagttttagccacagcaatcagagaagaaaaagaaataaaaggaatccaaattggaaaagaaggagtaaagctgtcactgtttgcagatgacaagatactgtacatagagaatcctaaagatgccatcagaaaactactagagctaatcaatgaatttggtaaagtagcaggatacaaaattaatgcacagaaatctcttgcattcctatacactaatgatgaaaaatctgaaagtgaagttaagaaaacactcccattcaccattgcaacaaaaagaataaaatatctaggaataaacctacctaaggaaccaaaagacctgtatgcagaaaattataagacactgatgaaagaaattaaagatgatacaagtagatggagagatataccatgttcttggatcggaataatcaacattgtgaaaatgactctactacccaaagcaatctacagattcaatgcaatccctatcaaactaccactggcatttttcacagaactagaacaaaaaattttgcaatttgtatggaaacacaaaagaccccgaatagccaaagcaatcttgagaaagaaaaacggagctggaggaatcaggctccctgactttagactatactacaaagctacagtgatcaagacagtatggtactggcacagaaacacaaatatagatcaatgaaacaggatagaaagtccagagataaatccacgcacatatggtcgccttatctttgataaaggaggcaagaatatacagtggagaaaagatagcctcttcaataagtggtgctgggaaaactggacagctacatgtaaaagaatgaaattagaacactccctaacaccatacacaaaaataaactcaaaatggactgaagacctaaatgtaaggccagacaccatcaaactcttagaggaaaacataggcagaacactctatgacataaatcacagcaagatcctttttcacccacctcctagagaaatggaaataaaaacacaaataaacaaatgggacctaatgaaacttaaaatcttttgcacagcaaaggaaaccataaacaagacaaaaagacaaccctcagaatgggagaaaatatttgcaaatgaagcaactgacaaaggattaatctccaaaacatataagcaactcatgcagctcaatatgaaaaaaaacaaacaacccaatccaaacatgggcacaagacctaaatagacatttctccaaagaagacatacagattgccaacagacacatgaaagaatgctcaacatcattaatcatgaaagaaatgcaaatcaaaactacaatgagatatcatctcacactggttagaatggccatcgtcaaaaaatctacaaacagtaaatgctggagagggtgtggagaaaaaggaactctcttgccctgttggtgggaatgtaaattgatacagccactatggagaacagtatggacgttcacgaaaaaactaaaaatagaactaccatatgacccagcaattccactactgggcatataccctgagaaaaccataattcaaaaagagtcgtgtaccaaaatgttcattgcagctctatttacaatagccaggacatggaagcaacctaagtgtccatcaacagatgaatggataaagaagatgtggcacatatatacaatggaatattgctcagccataaaaaggaacgaaactgagggacttgaggatacggggaggggcaagggtaagctgggacaaagtgagagagtggcatggacatatatacactactaaacgtaaaatagatagctagtgggaagcagccgcaaagcacagggagatcagctcggtgctttgtgaccacctagaggggtgggatagggagggtggaagggagggagatgcaagaggaaagagatatggggacatatgtatatgtataactgattcactttgttataaagcagaaactaacacaccattgtaaagcaattatactccaataaaaatgtttaaaaaaatcaaaaaaaaaaggaaaaaaaaaaagaaaatacaccatAGACTAAAGCAACAATAtaaaaaacatacctagaaagaaaccatacaaaaatgtatataatctACATGGAGGCAACAATAAGAATTTCCTGATTGACTTAGGAAAAAGAAGTCTCAACCAGAATagtatgttatgtgtatttgtgAGGCACAGATATTGTAAGAATATCAATTTTCCTTAATTCATTTACAGATTTAGTACCTTATCCATAGCAGCTGATGACAATCAAACATGGGCTACTGTTTCCTGTACCCGAAATCAACCATGGAAAAATTAcagaaggaataaagagaaaacattaacaaaagcaaaaacacaaaactaaatAATCCCTGAGGGACAATAAGTCTCCACTGAACTAGAACCTGAGTGTGGGCAGGTAGGGGGATGCCCTGAATTCGAGACAGGTCTGTAGCCTGCAAGAGAGGCAGATGACAGGATTGATTAGAGAAAAGCCTTTAAACTTGAGCCCTCGATTCTTCCACTGTGCTCTGGGACCATGAATCTCTACTGCTTCACTGAAGGAACCTGAGGCAGCATTTCAGAGCCCGCATGCCAGGAGCATGGGACACCAAAGATTGGGCTGGATGTGGCAGTATGGTCCACAGGCTGTGAGATAACCATCTGAAACTTTGTTAGTGGATGACAACTGGCCTTTTTagatgatcatcttaatagactATCACACACGGACTCAAAGAGAATAGCAAGTAACACAGCAGTTGTACAAAAGGacagaaattcatttctgaaCTTTTGGGCAATGCCCCTGATGTCAACAAAGAGAGACCACAGTGAGAACTGTCAGGCTAAGGAGCCCCTTCACTGACTCCTCTGGGATTCTGTGGGGCATGGTTGGGGACAGGGATGGATTCATACCAGAGAAGGATGGAATCGCAGGCCCTGCCAGCAGTCAGTGTGAGGACCTTGAGTGAGACCTGACGGGCTCCAAACCACAGAAGAGAGTCTCGCCTCCTTTCCCCTCAGCTCATCTTACCTGCACCAGCCATCTCTGGGAGGCTCCAGGCAGAAGTGTCCAGATGAGACGAGCCTGCACTTCACACCAGCAGTCTCAGGGAGCTGATGTCTTTGATGCGAGGCCTTGGCCTCAGGTCAGCAGACGGGAGGTAGCCCAGCACCTACAGGGAGTCAAGAGAAGACACTGAGAGGGGATTGAGAGCAGCATCCACCATAGAACAGGGGGCCCCAAAGAGGCCTCACTATCAGTCTCGGGGGACCCAGGCATGGCTGTGAGGCTCAGGCCCCCAGATACTTCCGGCTGGGGGTGCCGACAGAAATGAGAGCCAAGGTGTGACGCCTGCTGACTCAGCTCAGCAGAGGGAAAAGTCCCAGGACCTGCCAAGAGTCAATGAAAGGCCCACGTGCCAGTCCTGCGGGAAGCTCCGCCTGCACCACCCCACACCTCCCGTCCCGCTccggcccggccccggcccggccccggcccctcccccgccccgccccgcccctgctgTCCTCCTGGAGCCCAGATGCGCATGACCGGAAGTGACGTCCTCCTAACCACGCTGTGGGGGCGAGGCCATTTTTGAGAGTTGCCGTCCTGCGAGGGTGAGCCGCAGGAGGAGTCCCACATCTTGCTAGGGGTCGAGGTGTGAGGTGACCCCAGTTAGAAGTGCGGGGACACGCCCCCGACACCCCCAATCCCCTTTCCCTCCGCAAAGAGGTGGCCACgcaggccccgcccaccccgccccTGCTCTCGGCCCGAGAGGCTCGGGCCTGGCTGTTAGGCCCCAAGTCCATCCGCTTCCCCCGCGGGGTCTCGGGCAAGGAAGGCCTCGCTCTGAGGCTGGTGGACCCTGGCTCAGCTCAGTAGAGGGAGCGCCCCAGGCCCTGTGGAGTGAAGGACGGGACCCTCGTGGGGTCCGAGGGGCTCCACACCCCAGAACGGCGGCCACGCAGACCCCGCCCCTGACGTCGGCCTGGGAGCCTCCGGGCAGGTCTAAAGACGGAGGGGCTCCCTCAGTGCGAACGCGGGCGGGCGGACGGACGGATGGACGGACGGACGCGGGAGActcagggaggagggggcctTGTTCTGAGGGGCTGGCTGCAGGTCAGCAGAGGGAGGATTTCCAGGGCACGGGAGGAGTCAGGGTGAGGACCGTCCTCCCCGTCGCAAGGGCACCTCAGAACCCCTCCCCTGTTGTCAGCCGCTTCCTTCCGGCCACACACGGAGAAGGGAGGGCTGCTGTCTGAGAGGGGAGGTGCAGGCCAGCAGAAGGCGCGTCCCTGAGCACTCCCAAGAGTCAGCCCAAGCCCTTGAGTGAGGACCAGTGGGGCCGCCAACCACAGGGCCTCGACCTGTCTGCCGCGCGCTGCAGGCTTGGTAGAACTCTGCCACATGCGGCCGCGTGGTCACCCTCACTGCCTCCTAATGAGACTCCAGGAGGTGCCGGCACGGGTGCGAGCAGATGGCCCTCGGGGCAAGAGGGGAGCTCCAGGCTGCACCGGCCGTCCAGGGAGGACCCCGAGTGAGGACTAAGGGAGCCACCCACCCCGAAGAGAAGGGATGAGAGAGAATAGGGCCTGTCCCCTCCTGCCAACCCGTAAACTCCCAAGGAAGGACTGTCAGGCTGAGACTGCCCGTAATTTCCTCTGCCAGGTCCAAGGGAGGTTAGAGCTTTGTTCTGAAGGGGCCATCACCAGGCAGCAGAAGGGAGGGTCCCAGGACCCTTCGGTGGTGGGCTGAAcgctccctcctttcctcctcctgggTGTCATGGAAGATGGTGGTGTCAACTTCAGAGCAGCAgacgggatggggtgggggggggtgggggagtcttGCCAGCAACTGTCATCCTGACTCTGAATGGGAACCGCGAGGACCTACCTCCCCTGCCAGCCCCCACTGTCACCCCCGTACCGCCCAGGCAGGGCTGGCTGGCTGTGCCCCAAGGCTCACTCTACCGTCCTCCACAGGGGTCTCAGGGGACAGGCGGAGCAGGAGAACGGGAGCCCTGTGGGTCCTCGAGCAGTGCCCTCAAGGACCCTGCAGAGGCGGCCTTGGTTAAAGCCAGGGAGGAATCTCCCCGCTGAAGGTGCTCACAGCATCTCCTTGTCCCTCCCCCAGGTGCCCTCATTGCCTGCCTTCCTGCCCACACTCCCGCCTGCTGGCCCTGACCTGTGTCATCATGCCTCGGGGCCGGAAGAGCAAGCGCCGTGCCCGCGAGAGACGCCACCAGGCCCGGACGGAGACTCAGAGTCTCAAGGGTGCCCAGGCCACTGaggcggcggcggaggcggcggcagcggcggtgGCAGCAGAGATAGAAGAGTcgcccccctcccccgcttcTGTTTCTCGGGGTACTCCCCCGAGCTCCCGTGCTGCTGGCGCTCGCCGGGAGCCTCAGGGAGCCCCAGCCACTAGCTCTCCTGATGCAGGGGTTTCCTGCCCAGATAATGAAGAGGGTGCCCGGGCGAGCCAAGATGAGGAAAGTGTAAGTACCTCCCAGGAAACACCTTCCACTCACAGCACTTGCATAGATCCTCTGTCCAGGAAGGCCAGCAAGTTGGTGGGGTTCCTGCTGGAGAAGTACAAGCTGAAGGCGCCCATCCTGCAGGCAGCAATGCTGAAGATTTTCAGCAAGAAGTACAAGAAGCACTTCCCTGAGATCCTCAGGAGAGCCTCTGAGCGCATGGAGCTGGTCTTTGGCCTCGAGCTGAAGGAAGTCGACCCCAGCCGTCACTCCTACGCCCTCATCAGCAAGCTGGCCCTCCCCAGCGAGGGAAGTCCGAGTGATGAGTCGGGGCTGCCCACGTCCGGTCTCCTGATGATGCTCCTGGGCATGATCTTCAAGAAGGGCAACCGTGCCACCGAGGAGGAGACCTGGGAATTCCTCAATGCGTTGGGGTTGTATGCTGGGAGGAGGCACTTGATCTTTGGGGAGCCCAGGAGGCTCATCAGCGAAGAGTTCGTGCAGCAGAAGTACCTGACGTACCGCCAGGTGCCCAACAGCGATCCTCCGCGCTATGAGTTCCTGTGGGGCCCGAGAGCACACGCTGAAACCAGCAAGATGAAAGTGCTGGAGTTTGTGGCCAAGGTCGCTGGTACCGTCCCCAGTGCCGTCCCAGATCTCTATGAGGAGGCTCTGCAAGATGAGGAAGAGAGAGCAGGAGTGGGAGCCGCGGCCAGGGCTGCAGCTGTGGCCGAGGGCAGTGCACTTCCAGGGCCAAGGCCCCGCAGCTCCTCCCACATCTAGGGAGGGAGGCCGCGGGCAGTTTGTTCACTTTGTTTTGGAAGAGAGCAGTCAAGCTCCTAAGTAGTGCAGAGTAGTAGGGGTGGAGGGAACAAAGTATAGATCTTATTTATCTTCCTGTTTTAAACTAGTAACTTCTAtacattatttattgatttatttaggttttttcaaatgtttttttcttgtaatagaTAGTGTGTTTTCTTAAGAGTATTGAATTCGTGCATGACATTGCTTGCATATTTATTGCTGTTTGAAGAGTTCTAAAGTTACAGTTTTGGTATATGTAAAAGAAATTCACGAACCATCTATATTTTCTGTATGATCCACAAGTAGAAAACATGGCACTGCAATAGAGATTTTCATGGAAACCTGAAAGACGAccacagaaaatatttagaaacaaaaaatggagaaaacatagagtaaaaggtatttaattCGTGGTTTGccttatttcttttaaactttctcatttgtatttgtttcttttgtcctAGTGCACTGCATATTCTCTGCTACCTACTGGGTTAAAAATAAACTCTGATGGGAGGGTGGTATTTTGGGGGTTCATAATAATCACATCATAACTGCCATTCATCAAAAAC from Balaenoptera acutorostrata chromosome X, mBalAcu1.1, whole genome shotgun sequence includes the following:
- the LOC130706477 gene encoding melanoma-associated antigen B4-like, giving the protein MPRGRKSKRRARERRHQARTETQSLKGAQATEAAAEAAAAAVAAEIEESPPSPASVSRGTPPSSRAAGARREPQGAPATSSPDAGVSCPDNEEGARASQDEESVSTSQETPSTHSTCIDPLSRKASKLVGFLLEKYKLKAPILQAAMLKIFSKKYKKHFPEILRRASERMELVFGLELKEVDPSRHSYALISKLALPSEGSPSDESGLPTSGLLMMLLGMIFKKGNRATEEETWEFLNALGLYAGRRHLIFGEPRRLISEEFVQQKYLTYRQVPNSDPPRYEFLWGPRAHAETSKMKVLEFVAKVAGTVPSAVPDLYEEALQDEEERAGVGAAARAAAVAEGSALPGPRPRSSSHI